The Nocardioides ginsengisegetis region GCGTGCGTGATCTCGTTCATGGGCATCGGCCTCGTGGACCCGATCCTCAAGTCGATCGCCGACCAGCTCGACGCCACGCCGAGCCAGGTCTCGCTGCTGTTCACCAGCTACATGGCCGTCATGGGCGTCGCCATGCTCGTCACCGGCGTCGTCTCCAGCCGGATCGGCGCCAAGAAGACGCTGCTGTCCGGCCTCGCCCTGATCATCGTGTTCTCCGCCCTGGCCGGGCTGTCCGACTCGATCAGCGCCATCGTCGCCTTCCGCGCAGGCTGGGGGCTCGGCAACGCGCTCTTCATCGCCACGGCGCTCTCCACGATCGTGACGGCAGCGCGCGGCTCGACGGCGCAGGCGATCATCCTGTTCGAGGCGGCCCTGGGCCTCGGCATCGCCACCGGCCCGCTCCTCGGCGGGGCGCTGGGCTCGATCTCCTGGCGCGCGCCGTTCCTCGGCGTCGCGACGCTGATGACGATCGCCCTGGTGGCCACGACGTTCCTGCTGCCGGCCACCCCGCCCGCGGGACGGCGTACGTCGCTGGCCGACCCGTTCCGCGCGCTGAAGCACCCCGGCCTGCTGACCATCGCTCTGACGGCGCTGTTCTACAACATGGGGTTCTTCACCCTGCTGGCCTTCACGCCGTTCCCGCTGGACATGAACGCCCACCAGGTCGGACTGATCTTCTTCGGCTGGGGACTGCTGCTGGCCATCACCTCGGTCTGGGTGGCCCCGATCCTCCAGCGCGCCATCGGCTCGGTGCCGACGGTGCTGGTCGCGCTCTCGCTGTTCGCGCTCGACCTCGCCGCCATGGCGATCTGGACCGAGGACAAGACCGTCCTGGTCGTCGGCGTGATCGTCGCCGGCGCGTTCCTCGGCATCAACAACACGGTGATCACCGAGGCCGTCATGGGCGCCGCCCCGGTCGAGCGGCCGGTCGCGTCCGCCGCCTACAGCTTCGTGCGGTTCTCCGGCGGTGCCGTCGCGCCGTACGCCGCCGGCAAGCTCGGCGAGAACGTCAGCGTGCACGCGCCCTTCTGGATGGGCGCCGCGGCGGTGGCGGTCGCGATCGTGGTCCTGGCCCTCGGCTCGCGGTTCCTCCGGGAGCAGGAGCCTCCGCCGGCCCACAGCGAGCGCGAGGCGGAGGCCGAGCTGATCGGCGACCTGACCTGACGGGTCAGGCGCGGGCGTCGAGGTCGTGCAGCACCCGCGCCAGATCGGTGTCGCGGGACAGGTCGGCGCCGAAGGACGCGTGGGGACGCTCGAGGTAGTGGTGGTGGGCCTTCTGGAGGAGGCCGACCACGAGCACGACGAGGCCGAGGGTCAGGTTGGCGACAAGGATGGTGGTCATGGCAGTAAGTCTCCAACCGCAAGGATCACGCCACCAGTGGCGGTATTGACAGGGTTCGCATACTTCCTGCCATCATGGGTGCCATGACCCTCCGCACCGTGGCCATGGTGGTCCCCCACCGTCCCGGGCTCTTCGAGCTCGGCGTCGTGCAGGAGGTCTTCGGCATCGACCGGACCGACGACGGCGTCCCGCCGATCGACTTCCTGGCCTGCACCGAGCACCCGGGCACACCGGTGGAGCTCGCCAACGGGATGAGCATGTCGTTCCCCCACGGGCTCGACGCGGCCGACGCCGCCGACCTCGTCGTCGCACCGGCCTACGACTACGACCGGCCCCCGTCGGCCGCCCTCGTCGACGTCCTACGCCGCGCGCACGCCCGGGGGGCGTGGGTGCTGTCGGTCTGCTCCGGCGCGTTCCTCCTCGGCGAGGCCGGCCTCCTCGACGACCGCCGCTGCACCACCCACTGGCGCCACACCGACGAGCTGCGCCGGCGGCACCCCCGGGCCAAGGTCGACCCGGACGTGCTCTTCGTCGAGGACGACCGGGTGATCACCAGCGCCGGCACGGCGGCCGGCATCGACGCCTGCCTGCACCACGTGCGCTGCGAGCTCGGCGCGGCCGCGGCCAACCGGATCGCCCGGCGCATGGTGGTGCCGCCGCAGCGCGACGGCGGCCAGCGCCAGTTCATCGACCTCCCGGTGCCGGTGTGCGAGGCGGACAGCCTCGGCCCCCTCCTGGAGTGGATGAAGGCCAACCTCGCCGACCAGCTGTCGGTCCGCACCCTCGCGCGGCGGGCCGCGATGTCGGAGCGCACGTTCGCGCGGCGCTTCGCCGCCGAGACCGGCACGACGCCGGGCCAGTGGCTCCTGGCCCAGCGCCTGCACCACGCGCGCGAGCTGCTCGAGTCCAGCGACCTGGCGGTCGAGAACGTCGCCGGGCGCGCCGGCTTCGGCTCGGCCGCGCTGCTGCGCCACCACTTCGGCAACCACGTGGGGGTCTCCCCCGCGGAGTACCGCCGGACGTTCCGGCGGCCCGACGCCCGCTCCGCCTGACCGGCGTACGACGGGTCGGACTGCTCAGAGGTTGCCGCGGGCGTCCTGCTCGCGCTCGATCGCCTCGAAGAGCGCCTTGAAGTTGCCCTTGCCGAAGCCCAGCGAGCCGTGCCGCTCGATGAACTCGTAGAAGACCGTCGGTCGGTCGCCCATCGGCTTGGTGAAGATCTGGAGCAGGTAGCCGTCCTCGTCGCGGTCGACGAGGATCTTGCGCTTCTTCAGCTCCTCGATCGGCACCCGCACCTCGCCGATCCGGGCGCGCAGCTCGGGGTCGTCGTAGTAGGAGTCGGGGGTGTCGAGGAACTCGATGCCGTTGTCGCGGAGCAGGTCGACCGAGCGCAGGATGTCGTTGGTCGCGAGCGCGATGTGCTGGCAGCCGGCGCCGTCGTAGAACTCGAGGTACTCGTCGATCTGCGACTTCTTCTTGGCGATGGCGGGCTCGTTGAGCGGGAACTTCACCCGGTGGTTGCCGCTCGCGACGACCTTGGACATCAGCGCGGAGTA contains the following coding sequences:
- a CDS encoding helix-turn-helix domain-containing protein; protein product: MTLRTVAMVVPHRPGLFELGVVQEVFGIDRTDDGVPPIDFLACTEHPGTPVELANGMSMSFPHGLDAADAADLVVAPAYDYDRPPSAALVDVLRRAHARGAWVLSVCSGAFLLGEAGLLDDRRCTTHWRHTDELRRRHPRAKVDPDVLFVEDDRVITSAGTAAGIDACLHHVRCELGAAAANRIARRMVVPPQRDGGQRQFIDLPVPVCEADSLGPLLEWMKANLADQLSVRTLARRAAMSERTFARRFAAETGTTPGQWLLAQRLHHARELLESSDLAVENVAGRAGFGSAALLRHHFGNHVGVSPAEYRRTFRRPDARSA
- a CDS encoding MFS transporter — translated: MTTTRTTETPTSTGSGGFFDQPRAVWAVAFACVISFMGIGLVDPILKSIADQLDATPSQVSLLFTSYMAVMGVAMLVTGVVSSRIGAKKTLLSGLALIIVFSALAGLSDSISAIVAFRAGWGLGNALFIATALSTIVTAARGSTAQAIILFEAALGLGIATGPLLGGALGSISWRAPFLGVATLMTIALVATTFLLPATPPAGRRTSLADPFRALKHPGLLTIALTALFYNMGFFTLLAFTPFPLDMNAHQVGLIFFGWGLLLAITSVWVAPILQRAIGSVPTVLVALSLFALDLAAMAIWTEDKTVLVVGVIVAGAFLGINNTVITEAVMGAAPVERPVASAAYSFVRFSGGAVAPYAAGKLGENVSVHAPFWMGAAAVAVAIVVLALGSRFLREQEPPPAHSEREAEAELIGDLT